The DNA window tcCCCGGTTGCGATAAGAAACCGGCATTTGCGAGACGCAAAtagcattcgcgagacgcaaccggcaatCGCGAGACGAATTCACAAGAAGCAACCGGCAATCcaattgtggacttttcacatggCATCCGGTTGCATCTCGCAACCGGCAGTTTTATTTCGCGACGGggacaatttcgtcaaaaaaatatgTAGTGGTCACCGgcgcatttaaaattatgcgccatttattctctttttttagggtcatttcgtcaactTTCCCTATCTTATTATATGAAGAAACCACCTACCcatttataaattcaatattCTTGCAACAAAATTCAACATTTCTTTTCAAGATACCATACCTTGATTTGACAAAAATTTCCATTTTAAAACACGGAAACATGAAACTCAAATATTATTGGTAGCAAAGATGTCAAAAATTTGTGTATTCATTCTGCCTTATTGGTAGCATGGATGTAGTGTGTACACTTTATGTTTGTGCAGTTATTCATGGATTTTTATCTAATTTCTGGAAAATGGAATTGAAAAGCTTAAAGATAAATATGAATTTTGGTGTTTCATTGATTAAATGCAAGAAGAATGAATGTAAATTTCAAGGACCAgtaaatatatctataaaaacATAGAAATGCCTAATCTTTTCCGACAACTAccacaaaatattaaatgagtTACAATTATGCACACAACAAGAGGGAGGAGGGGAGGATCATCAGCTACTTTCTAGAACCATATGTGTCTTCAACACcatctgtaattttttttctcctctCTGCAATCATACTTGAATATGCCTATTTCAGAGATATCAATAAAGGAAATGGTATTTGGTTAGAATTGAGTTCATGCTAATGTCAAACAAATCATATATGCtaaagatattatattttaaaggaTACAAGTTCAATTTTGTTTACACATTTTAATAGAGTGACTATACCAAGAATTGAATTTGTAAGCTCCTTTAACATTGTTCTAAGCAACTCAACCATAAAGTCACAATTCTAAAAACACTTTTACAAGTAAAGAAATCAAAAATGAATAATTCCATCAATTACCTTAGGATAATTGTATAAGAAGATGTACCACCAGGCAGCAATAAGAAAAGAAACTGAAGCAGTTACTGCGACAGACCGAAGGACTAACCAGCTACACACAACTGCTATGATTCCTGTCAGTGTTATTGTCCATGGTTGACACCTAAAGCATAAAACAATGCACAAAGATTAACATATATCAGTAGTTTATTAGTGTAATActaatttgaaatgtttatttCACTTGAAATTGATCAATGAGGTAGTAACTGTTGCTACTTCTATGAATAGTTCATATAATTGGTGTGCTTCTTATAAATGACTTTTAGTGTTGCATACTGTTATTACCCAATTGATTAAGAAATCTGAATTGGGTCATAAATTAGAACTATGGGATTCTAGTGTGGATTTAATAACCCTAAACCTTCTTCTGTAGTTCTTCTCATCTTCAGTCCTGCATTCTCAGTTCAATCTCTCCTCTTCCGATTACAAATtcaataaagaaagaaagacagATGACAGAGAGCATACAAAATGCCCCCATCATATAAATTTCAATCAAGATCTACCAAATAGTGATAAGCAAAAGAATCAGAACACAACATAGGTTCTTTTGACATTTGATTGGAATGGCAAACCCATAAGCAAATAAAGTCTATATATCTAACAAAAAATCAAGAAGAGATTCATGAGTAATTTGAACGACTCCATGAGATGGAAACAGTAGATCATCCAGTAAAAAAGTGAAATTGCAGAAATGGGAAAGCTGACCAGGATGGCTTGGTATCCCAGACGGAATCATACTCAAGAGAGAGATAGTTCAAGTAACCATCCATATCTTCTATAACGCCATTGTCGTCCAAGAAAGCGGTTTCTTTAGGGTCAGTCGAGCGGCCTCCACGAACAATAGCGCTGCTGCTGCTACGAAACGTGGTTAATTTGAGGATGGAGGTTGGGATAAAATAGGAGGAGGCGTGAGTAAAGAGATATGGAGATGATTGAAGCTTGAGAGGGCAACTAAGAGCGGGAGTGAATATCGTCATAGTTGACATTTTCACGGTGCTTGCACAGAGTGACTCGTTTTCTTCTGTATTCCAATTTTGCTGGATAATATCTGATTTGAGgggggaaattggacgaaatgaccctaaaaattgggTTATTTGTCTCAGTGGTCAcccaataataaatttgatttggtgaccactttattttttttagacgaaattacccttttcacgtaacgcgaagggacttcgcgaaacgcgaagtgaaacagtgtgaatatatatattaaaattttttcattttcttcatttcgtttctctctcttctctctctgttCTTGTTCGTCGGCGGCGGCGAAACTTCGACGGTGGCGGCGAAGCGACGGCGAGGGCGCCTACGGAAAACAGCATCAAATGAAAGATAAGTAAACTTAACCTAACCTGAATCGATTTTCATCATACACATCCATGTTTCAAAcccaaactctaaccctaaatcgtTTAATCTATTCATATtggttaatatttgtttatatttggttGATATTGGTTGATATTTGTTGGTATTTGTTGATATTTGTTGATATTGGTTGATATTTGGTTCATTATTCTTCATATTGGTTGATATTTTGGTTCATTATTGttcatgatgatatttgcagctCATTagagttccgtttcagggaagattcgcgTCTCttcatattagtttttttttttttttttttttttggcaaagctatataattcattcattcattgatcccttatttatttttattttttttttaacaaaatcacTTGTATTTAAGTGATTCTGTTTGGTCGGTTTATTAATCGAAATATACATTCAAACCGTTGACATCAGTTTGCTAAATTTAAAACCGTTTGTTTAGTCGATTTGATCGATTCGGTTTGAAGTTAGTTTAATCGGTTTAAAAACACAGTTATCAAAtctacataaataattataaaaaattacataaaatatgttaatagaatataaaatctttaaaataatgacTTAAAGTCTCAAAATCTATTAAGAACTACATAAATATATGgcattaaacaatttaaaatcaaatccaCTCTCGTACTACATCAAATTAATTTTCAGCAATCTAAATTCATAtatctaaaaaatttaaaaaacatctTTACAAGTATCATGAATAATTGCAACAACCGCATCACCACACTCACTTCCATTCCTCTTACCCAACACGTCATCATACATTGCTATTTTTATCGAACTTAGTAACAAGTACTTGTTTGCCACACATAACTATAGCACATACTCCTgcgtcaaaaacataaaataaaaaaataagcacttgaattttgactaataaaattcaaaattataatatataaaaatatttggaaGTTGGAACTAACCAATCAAAAGATTCAAAACAATTAATCCATACAACCTcacaatttttaatttcttgttcAGCATCATCTTGattgaaaaaaagaattaataacaaataataagatattagataaatgatttaaataatcataagttatttatatagtaCCTTCTTAAATAGCTTCGAGATCA is part of the Impatiens glandulifera chromosome 1, dImpGla2.1, whole genome shotgun sequence genome and encodes:
- the LOC124921755 gene encoding uncharacterized protein LOC124921755 — encoded protein: MSTMTIFTPALSCPLKLQSSPYLFTHASSYFIPTSILKLTTFRSSSSAIVRGGRSTDPKETAFLDDNGVIEDMDGYLNYLSLEYDSVWDTKPSWCQPWTITLTGIIAVVCSWLVLRSVAVTASVSFLIAAWWYIFLYNYPKAYSSMIAERRKKITDGVEDTYGSRK